In Picosynechococcus sp. PCC 7002, the following are encoded in one genomic region:
- a CDS encoding ABC transporter ATP-binding protein, which yields MQLKMTWVMNLTHFCIFKNLYLIVKILRNLRSPAYRLVLETAQKNWGLIVVNLTTNILSALLEGSTLGVIYLAVSYLSTPGEAQADSQVMQILAALLPLPPEQMFLVLIGAAVGLQILLSLSNYTNKVSAALLSARAQPYVTGKVFERTMTFSYGCVSRYKVGDLVLFANDAALAVDRQITQFNIIAVSLSFVIMYLIVIVRLSPVLALTAAFLTLAVALVQYKLIPRLRYVVHRVTETQVESAKYITESIQALRLLHTFGMQQKTVKMAGRLLDKTREQLQKRAYIFYLPEPIMDAVPMISIGVLAILAVLFQGTETNVLPVLLTFLLVLQRLSARLKATVSTITIFVDNSARMFRLETILDRQDKEFEQSGDKPFVGLKNDIEFQSVSLSYLNDGAFALKNLTFTIPRNRVLALVGESGAGKSSIVDLLVGLYQPTAGEVVVNGRPLNDYRLEDWRQHIGVVSQDTFIFNDSILENLRYGHQSATLNEVMEAAQAAQAHEFIMALPDGYETAVGERGYRLSGGQRQRLALARALIKQPEILVLDEATSALDSESEKLIQQALEQFQKERTTIVVAHRLSTIINADRIIVLDKGKVIEQGDHKSLLKLDGLYAYYWRLQSSNCFLSAQNQ from the coding sequence ATGCAACTAAAAATGACATGGGTCATGAACTTGACTCACTTTTGTATTTTTAAGAATCTATATTTAATTGTGAAAATTTTGCGTAACTTGCGATCACCTGCTTATCGGTTGGTGCTCGAAACAGCCCAGAAGAATTGGGGGCTGATTGTTGTTAATCTGACGACAAATATATTGAGTGCGTTGCTGGAGGGAAGCACGTTAGGGGTGATTTATCTGGCGGTGTCGTATCTCTCTACTCCAGGTGAAGCACAGGCTGATTCGCAGGTAATGCAGATTCTTGCGGCGCTGTTGCCACTGCCACCGGAGCAGATGTTTTTGGTGTTGATTGGTGCAGCGGTAGGACTCCAGATTTTGCTGAGTCTTAGCAATTATACCAATAAGGTATCTGCGGCGTTGCTATCGGCAAGGGCTCAGCCCTATGTAACGGGGAAGGTGTTTGAGCGAACAATGACCTTTAGCTATGGCTGCGTCAGTCGCTATAAGGTGGGCGATTTAGTGCTGTTTGCGAATGACGCGGCACTGGCGGTTGATCGACAAATCACGCAATTCAACATCATTGCGGTGAGTTTATCCTTTGTCATTATGTACTTGATTGTGATTGTGCGTCTTTCGCCTGTGTTGGCTTTGACTGCAGCTTTCTTGACATTGGCCGTTGCTCTGGTGCAATACAAGCTAATTCCACGACTAAGGTATGTAGTACATCGGGTGACGGAAACGCAGGTGGAGTCAGCAAAATACATTACGGAGAGTATTCAGGCATTGCGGCTGTTGCATACGTTTGGAATGCAGCAAAAAACGGTCAAAATGGCGGGTCGTCTGCTGGATAAAACGCGGGAACAGCTCCAAAAGCGTGCCTACATTTTCTACTTGCCGGAGCCAATTATGGATGCAGTCCCCATGATTTCCATTGGCGTTCTAGCGATTTTAGCAGTGCTATTTCAGGGAACTGAGACGAATGTTTTACCTGTATTACTAACGTTTCTGTTGGTTTTGCAGCGACTATCAGCCCGGCTTAAAGCAACGGTTAGTACCATCACGATTTTTGTTGATAATAGTGCTCGCATGTTTCGGCTGGAAACTATCTTGGATCGTCAGGATAAGGAGTTTGAACAGTCGGGGGATAAGCCGTTTGTAGGGCTGAAAAATGATATTGAGTTTCAGTCGGTGAGTTTGTCCTATCTCAATGATGGGGCGTTTGCGCTGAAGAATTTGACATTTACCATTCCCCGTAATCGAGTGCTTGCGCTGGTGGGAGAGTCGGGAGCAGGAAAGTCGTCTATCGTTGATCTGTTGGTGGGGCTCTATCAACCCACGGCAGGTGAGGTTGTGGTGAATGGTAGACCGCTGAATGACTATCGCTTAGAAGATTGGCGGCAACACATTGGGGTAGTCAGTCAAGATACATTTATTTTCAATGACAGCATTTTGGAAAATTTGCGCTACGGTCACCAGTCAGCAACGCTGAATGAAGTAATGGAGGCAGCTCAGGCTGCCCAGGCCCATGAGTTTATTATGGCGCTGCCAGATGGATACGAGACGGCGGTGGGTGAGCGGGGCTATCGATTGTCCGGTGGGCAGCGGCAGCGGTTGGCTCTGGCGAGGGCACTAATTAAGCAGCCGGAAATTTTGGTGTTGGATGAGGCAACAAGTGCACTTGATAGTGAGTCTGAAAAACTAATTCAGCAAGCTCTGGAACAGTTTCAGAAAGAGCGAACAACAATAGTTGTTGCTCATAGATTATCAACCATCATCAATGCAGACCGAATTATTGTTTTAGATAAAGGAAAGGTTATTGAACAAGGAGATCATAAATCCCTATTGAAACTAGATGGTCTTTATGCATACTACTGGCGTTTGCAGAGTAGTAATTGTTTTTTATCAGCTCAAAATCAATAG
- a CDS encoding sulfotransferase domain-containing protein → MQSFAPATRCPISEFLRQRVNGRSRVKAWADHVEAWMAQPDVHLLKFEDLIHNPQHTLEHLGDLLNLEPQYVEPLLPQSPKNIWQGRWARLTQWRPESTAIIGYYKGQKTQKWKEAFTENDRAFFHEEAGDLLIKLGYVDSDAWVSRSPGSKS, encoded by the coding sequence ATGCAGAGCTTTGCTCCAGCAACCCGTTGTCCCATCAGCGAGTTTTTGAGGCAACGAGTCAATGGGCGAAGTCGTGTTAAAGCCTGGGCTGATCATGTTGAAGCTTGGATGGCTCAGCCGGATGTTCATTTGCTCAAGTTTGAAGATCTCATTCATAATCCTCAGCATACATTGGAGCATCTAGGAGATCTGCTCAACCTAGAACCCCAATATGTAGAGCCACTGCTGCCCCAATCGCCCAAGAACATCTGGCAAGGACGTTGGGCAAGGCTCACTCAATGGCGACCCGAAAGCACAGCCATTATTGGCTACTACAAGGGGCAAAAAACTCAGAAGTGGAAAGAAGCCTTTACCGAGAACGATCGCGCTTTCTTTCACGAAGAAGCGGGAGATCTGCTGATCAAGCTAGGATATGTTGATTCCGATGCCTGGGTCAGCCGTTCTCCAGGGTCAAAATCGTAG
- a CDS encoding Uma2 family endonuclease — protein MATVLDLQPIVSLNRGQFYQLCQNNPDLNLERDPQGKLIIMSPVGGESGAQEASLIFKVSLWNDQSQLGVVFSSSTIFSLPQGGDRSPDVAWVSRCNWKKLTHAEREGFPPICPDFVIELRSKSDRLKPLQNKMQEYLSSGLRLGWLINPQQQQVEIYRPNQTIQIVNLPATLSGEDVLPGLNISLD, from the coding sequence ATGGCTACCGTTTTAGACCTTCAGCCAATTGTTTCGTTAAATCGAGGGCAATTTTATCAGCTCTGCCAAAACAATCCTGACCTCAACTTAGAAAGAGACCCCCAAGGGAAGCTCATTATTATGTCTCCAGTTGGTGGTGAAAGCGGTGCCCAAGAAGCGAGCCTTATTTTCAAAGTTTCTCTCTGGAATGATCAGAGTCAACTCGGAGTTGTTTTTAGTTCTTCAACAATATTTAGCTTGCCCCAGGGTGGCGATCGCTCCCCCGATGTGGCTTGGGTCTCCCGATGCAACTGGAAAAAACTAACCCACGCAGAACGAGAAGGATTTCCGCCAATTTGTCCGGATTTTGTCATTGAGCTGAGGTCAAAAAGTGATCGCTTAAAACCCTTACAGAATAAAATGCAGGAATACCTAAGTTCTGGTTTAAGGCTAGGTTGGTTGATTAATCCACAACAACAACAGGTTGAAATCTATCGCCCAAATCAAACCATACAAATCGTCAATTTACCGGCGACCTTATCTGGAGAAGACGTTTTACCTGGGCTAAACATCAGCCTAGACTGA
- a CDS encoding polysaccharide pyruvyl transferase family protein, producing MKDIRYIIKRTSHFLKYGLHHSLLWARPKHRNWGDDLNPWLFEKLTGKKAVYCPHKSCRRFLMAGSILTGAGEYDMCWGTGLISDELQAPLKMFRALAVRGPLSAQKLEESGIEPPSIFGDPGLIATSLVSLPENKKYKVSIIPHYVDRKAGETFAKEKGFHVINVDLPIVKFMEEVASSEQVWSSSLHGIICSESLGLPTAWIKFSEKIIGGEFKFHDYLLGTQRKPRRPIELPNKNIDLGRIDFLEEFDHKIIIKNLISVFPYSLSNRSFLSRIS from the coding sequence ATGAAAGATATTAGATACATAATTAAACGGACAAGCCATTTTTTAAAGTATGGCTTACATCATTCTCTTCTTTGGGCACGTCCTAAACATCGAAATTGGGGTGACGATCTCAATCCTTGGCTTTTTGAAAAACTCACAGGAAAGAAGGCTGTTTACTGTCCACATAAATCATGCCGACGGTTTCTAATGGCAGGAAGTATTTTAACTGGAGCAGGTGAATATGATATGTGTTGGGGCACTGGGTTGATCTCTGACGAGTTACAGGCTCCACTAAAGATGTTTAGGGCTTTAGCTGTAAGAGGCCCTCTGAGTGCTCAGAAGTTAGAAGAAAGTGGCATTGAACCACCGTCTATCTTTGGTGATCCTGGATTGATTGCTACAAGTCTAGTTTCTCTTCCCGAAAACAAAAAATATAAAGTTTCTATCATTCCACATTATGTAGATCGAAAAGCTGGCGAGACTTTTGCCAAAGAAAAGGGGTTTCATGTCATAAATGTGGATCTTCCCATTGTTAAATTTATGGAGGAAGTAGCCTCTTCTGAACAAGTATGGTCATCTTCATTACATGGCATCATCTGTTCAGAATCATTGGGCTTACCTACAGCATGGATTAAATTTTCTGAAAAAATTATTGGAGGTGAGTTTAAATTTCATGATTACTTATTGGGAACGCAAAGGAAACCTCGGCGTCCAATAGAGTTGCCAAATAAAAATATTGATTTAGGAAGAATAGATTTTTTGGAGGAGTTTGATCATAAAATAATTATCAAGAATCTAATATCTGTATTTCCTTATTCTTTATCTAACAGATCTTTCCTTTCCCGAATTTCATAG
- a CDS encoding sulfotransferase domain-containing protein: MSNNEYLDFVVIGAMKAGTTSLYNYLTKHPELSLPYTEKEVNFFNNDEHWSMGIDWYAKNFKENTLKRGEVNPNYAMFPRCQLVPTRLHQFSPNVKIIYVLRDPIERFRSHIHHNYIKGLENRGIDEILEDKNDSLWYISYSKYCYQIEKILDFFNHDQLMILTLEELTDNPVSVMNSIFKFLGVKENAHIGDYTEINHASNEKVKAGKILNAIRKTPLINLYQSIKEIMPHQVHISAKRILGKYYEKPELSENQITYLKEVFREDIAGLEELTERNFLCWIHDYTRSIY, from the coding sequence ATGTCTAATAATGAATATTTAGACTTTGTTGTGATTGGAGCTATGAAAGCTGGTACGACGAGTTTATATAATTACTTAACTAAACATCCTGAGTTATCTCTTCCATATACAGAAAAAGAAGTGAATTTCTTCAATAATGATGAACATTGGAGTATGGGGATAGATTGGTATGCGAAGAATTTTAAAGAAAATACTCTCAAAAGAGGTGAGGTAAATCCAAACTACGCCATGTTCCCAAGATGCCAACTTGTTCCAACGCGGCTACATCAGTTTTCTCCAAATGTAAAGATAATATATGTATTAAGAGATCCAATTGAACGATTTCGCTCTCACATTCACCATAACTATATCAAAGGATTAGAAAATAGAGGAATTGATGAAATATTAGAGGATAAAAATGACTCACTTTGGTATATTTCTTACAGTAAATATTGCTATCAAATAGAAAAAATTCTTGATTTTTTTAATCATGATCAATTAATGATTCTAACTCTAGAGGAACTGACCGATAATCCTGTTTCAGTAATGAATTCGATTTTTAAATTCCTGGGTGTTAAAGAAAATGCACATATAGGAGATTATACTGAAATAAATCATGCTTCTAATGAGAAAGTTAAGGCGGGTAAGATACTCAATGCTATTAGAAAAACACCATTAATAAATCTCTATCAATCTATAAAAGAAATTATGCCTCATCAGGTTCACATTAGTGCTAAACGAATTTTAGGTAAATATTATGAGAAGCCAGAGTTAAGTGAGAATCAAATTACTTATCTAAAGGAAGTTTTCCGTGAAGATATCGCTGGATTGGAAGAATTAACGGAACGAAATTTTTTATGCTGGATTCATGATTATACAAGATCAATATATTGA
- a CDS encoding glycosyltransferase family 2 protein → MKLSIILPTFNRLDLLSEAIQSILHHQPWIYEIIIADDGSTDGTDTWCLKLKDTSPSTQIVISRSSKNLGAQKARNRGYQIAQGDVVMFMDSDDILAKDGVVPLLQQLERYPDLDYVYGNVVRTNAFLKPTAHVLPVGSSFSSNAAEIAGYHWHTMGAIYRKDYLQKVGPWNEKLTGSQDWEFQARVKLMGGVGKFIDHTVGYWRDHSAERVGTKKFRLDYVESVIEACLSIHDKAKAMSKLDSALERRLMKKLLLHTLELSVYDYPAIRQKHLMRSLDSICFNLPIKLVIQILLLLPPQVDLLLWKIFSRKQFLYP, encoded by the coding sequence ATGAAATTAAGCATAATTCTCCCTACTTTCAATCGTTTAGATTTACTATCTGAAGCGATCCAGTCTATTTTGCATCATCAGCCTTGGATATATGAAATCATTATTGCGGATGATGGCTCTACCGATGGTACCGATACGTGGTGTCTAAAACTTAAAGATACTAGCCCATCAACACAGATTGTCATTAGCCGTAGTTCTAAAAATTTAGGTGCCCAGAAAGCAAGGAATCGAGGATATCAAATTGCTCAGGGTGATGTTGTCATGTTTATGGACTCAGACGATATTCTCGCAAAAGATGGAGTTGTTCCATTACTTCAACAACTTGAAAGATATCCTGACTTAGATTACGTCTACGGCAACGTTGTCAGAACGAATGCATTTCTAAAACCTACTGCCCATGTTCTGCCTGTTGGTTCATCTTTTTCTTCTAATGCTGCTGAAATTGCTGGTTATCATTGGCATACGATGGGTGCCATCTATCGAAAAGATTACCTGCAGAAAGTAGGACCTTGGAATGAGAAGCTTACAGGGTCTCAGGATTGGGAGTTTCAGGCCAGAGTCAAATTAATGGGCGGTGTTGGTAAATTTATAGACCACACTGTAGGATATTGGCGAGATCACTCTGCTGAACGAGTGGGCACCAAAAAATTTCGTTTAGATTACGTTGAGAGTGTCATTGAAGCCTGCTTATCCATCCACGATAAGGCTAAGGCGATGAGTAAGTTGGATTCAGCTTTAGAGCGCCGACTTATGAAGAAGCTATTACTCCATACCTTAGAGCTTTCTGTCTATGATTACCCCGCCATCAGGCAGAAGCATCTGATGCGATCGCTTGACTCGATTTGTTTTAACCTGCCAATAAAGTTAGTAATCCAAATTCTATTACTTCTACCACCTCAGGTTGATCTTCTCCTATGGAAGATCTTTTCTCGAAAACAATTTCTCTATCCCTAA
- a CDS encoding glycosyltransferase family 4 protein, with amino-acid sequence MRSSLWICCQIGAREHYAIARSLHRHQNLACLITDTWVPPQSLLQSIPSSSLKSLKERFHPDLATAAIHHNTLQSLRFELTQRVQKTDPWSRIMARNVWFQRYTCTQLSGFEICGTSKPILFAYSYAALDLLKFAKSKGWYTVLGQIDPGMVEADIVQQEHQRYPHLAPQHAVPPAEYWSQWQEECRLTDQIMVNSTWSKQALLSIGIPDSKLQVVPLAYEPPESSHAFERTYPDRFTAERPLRVLFLGQVILRKGIAAIIEAAQKLSDRPIEFWIVGGLGIIPPPDTPKNLHWIGSVPRSQVTTYYQDADLFLFPTLSDGFGLTQLEAQAWKLPIIASRFCGEVVKDQTNGLLLPEVSGEAIANALVTCLQQPKCLQYWSDNAVDLCDFSLNQLHHRLQTLFL; translated from the coding sequence ATGCGTTCATCCCTCTGGATTTGTTGTCAGATCGGAGCCCGCGAACACTATGCCATTGCGCGATCGCTCCATCGCCACCAGAATCTCGCTTGCCTGATTACGGATACTTGGGTTCCACCTCAATCCCTACTTCAGTCGATTCCCTCTTCTTCACTCAAATCTCTGAAAGAACGCTTTCACCCAGACCTCGCAACAGCAGCAATTCATCACAACACCCTTCAATCTCTTCGCTTTGAACTGACTCAACGGGTTCAGAAAACAGATCCTTGGTCGCGTATCATGGCGCGAAATGTCTGGTTCCAGCGCTATACCTGCACACAACTCAGCGGATTTGAGATATGCGGCACGTCCAAGCCGATCCTATTTGCCTATAGTTACGCCGCCCTTGACCTACTGAAGTTTGCAAAGAGCAAAGGTTGGTACACTGTCTTAGGTCAGATTGACCCTGGCATGGTCGAAGCAGACATTGTTCAGCAAGAACATCAGCGTTATCCCCATCTTGCGCCTCAACACGCTGTCCCACCTGCGGAATACTGGAGCCAGTGGCAGGAAGAATGCCGCTTAACTGATCAGATTATGGTCAATTCCACCTGGTCAAAACAGGCATTGCTGTCCATTGGTATTCCCGACTCCAAGCTCCAGGTTGTCCCTCTAGCCTACGAACCACCTGAATCCAGTCATGCCTTCGAGCGCACCTATCCGGACCGCTTCACCGCTGAGCGTCCCCTACGAGTCCTGTTTCTGGGACAGGTGATATTGAGAAAAGGGATTGCTGCTATCATCGAAGCTGCGCAAAAGCTGAGCGATCGCCCCATTGAGTTTTGGATTGTTGGCGGTCTTGGGATCATCCCACCTCCAGATACCCCAAAGAATCTGCATTGGATAGGCTCCGTTCCCCGTAGTCAAGTCACAACGTATTACCAAGACGCCGATTTATTTCTGTTTCCGACCCTTTCCGATGGCTTTGGCCTCACCCAGCTCGAAGCCCAAGCCTGGAAACTACCGATTATTGCGTCCCGATTTTGCGGAGAAGTGGTGAAAGATCAAACTAATGGGCTGCTGTTGCCTGAAGTCTCAGGGGAGGCGATCGCCAACGCTCTAGTAACTTGTTTACAACAGCCCAAATGTCTTCAATATTGGTCAGACAATGCTGTTGACCTATGTGACTTTAGCCTAAACCAACTGCATCACCGACTCCAAACCCTTTTCCTATGA
- a CDS encoding acyltransferase family protein: MRKQEDRCIDSVIVLTVICTLSVLLLHHANYTLDFLSPARPFHLHKLLQRFAVGGFIFLSGFKLTKSKLKSSISEFVINRFSKIYGLYFLSVIIFSTTAYPYLNNENFPSIKNTLLHLVALQAILPDHFGNNFHTLWFVSVLLICYSAFLIFRAWLTDLSKFILWVSGFTLSISIIRIIFLQRGIYLFQYDLELWLLIFFAGMINADRNLSLEIKEYYLIFAKFAIIFGLSILLFLYNYSGDIPANIFRIIEIFGALIFLFPSYSLILRKHFIFHPYVIFILKYIAASSYCIFLLHRSIWTVLFYLFSDRTIVQSLFILGLGVPLICLISYLFQSSYTSLTKINTKR; the protein is encoded by the coding sequence ATGAGAAAACAAGAAGATAGATGTATTGATTCGGTAATTGTTTTAACAGTTATTTGTACATTGTCAGTATTGCTTCTTCATCACGCTAACTACACCTTAGATTTTTTGTCTCCAGCCAGGCCGTTTCATCTACACAAGCTTCTTCAACGTTTTGCTGTAGGAGGGTTTATTTTTCTTTCTGGATTCAAGCTGACAAAGTCAAAATTGAAATCTAGTATAAGCGAATTTGTTATAAATCGGTTTTCGAAAATATATGGATTATATTTTTTATCAGTAATAATTTTTTCTACCACTGCTTACCCTTATTTGAACAATGAAAATTTTCCTTCAATTAAAAATACACTTCTACATTTAGTTGCTCTTCAGGCGATTTTGCCTGACCACTTTGGCAATAATTTTCACACACTCTGGTTCGTAAGCGTACTCCTCATTTGTTACTCAGCATTTCTTATTTTTAGAGCATGGCTGACCGATTTATCTAAATTTATTTTATGGGTATCTGGATTCACACTATCTATCTCAATCATAAGAATAATTTTTCTTCAGCGCGGAATCTATTTGTTTCAATATGACTTAGAGCTATGGCTACTCATTTTTTTTGCAGGGATGATAAATGCAGATAGAAATCTGAGTCTGGAGATTAAAGAATATTATCTGATTTTTGCTAAGTTTGCTATTATTTTTGGATTATCTATTCTTCTTTTTCTGTATAACTATTCAGGCGATATTCCTGCAAATATATTTCGAATTATAGAAATATTCGGTGCACTTATTTTTCTTTTTCCTTCATACAGCTTGATCTTAAGAAAACATTTTATCTTTCATCCTTATGTAATCTTTATTCTAAAATATATTGCGGCTTCATCATACTGTATATTCTTATTACATCGATCTATTTGGACCGTACTTTTTTATCTTTTTTCGGATAGAACAATTGTCCAATCGTTATTTATTCTGGGCTTAGGAGTACCATTAATTTGTCTAATTAGTTATCTGTTTCAATCCTCATATACTAGTCTCACTAAAATTAATACTAAAAGATAG
- a CDS encoding glycosyltransferase, whose product MKIWHFTKTIYGGSGQYTLRLSNALKALGHQSEVYVAEGGVPSGVQNLSCVSSSRQNFANRCLVAALRRVSKGPYHSGFRLDSWNIQDDMDSNYPDIVHLHGMTGWIGFDGLRKLIPPNTLVFWTAHDLWMLSGGCVVYQGCNLYQYSCCACPILKGPVSIWSQQEWKHKAKFIQDYKVIPIANSRWVAKKISESSVFSHLHETEIPVVPPIVDSIFLKATSLPSLRDELKIPSHRVVLGLGARSLTDPYKGIPEFIQQLSTDEELSHNCTIILCGDGHVQVPENLDCHFLGALTSSKALAQFYSACDVFISPSRMETFGMTLLESQAAETPVAAFRVGGTPEAVAPQQFQYLAELGQDSNLVNKVKKLLSDKRKNTQIGVKSSEWIRDHFSDIMVAKRQAYLYEKRTMNRNST is encoded by the coding sequence GTGAAAATTTGGCATTTTACGAAAACAATTTATGGTGGTTCTGGGCAATATACTTTGCGCTTAAGTAATGCACTAAAAGCATTAGGGCATCAAAGTGAAGTATATGTTGCAGAGGGTGGCGTACCATCTGGTGTTCAAAACCTATCTTGCGTTAGTTCGTCCCGTCAAAATTTTGCCAATCGTTGCTTAGTTGCGGCTCTAAGACGAGTTTCAAAAGGCCCGTATCATTCTGGTTTTCGCTTAGATAGCTGGAATATACAGGACGATATGGATTCTAATTATCCAGATATCGTGCATCTACATGGGATGACTGGCTGGATTGGGTTTGATGGCTTACGTAAGCTGATCCCTCCAAATACTCTTGTTTTTTGGACTGCTCATGATCTGTGGATGTTGTCTGGAGGCTGCGTTGTTTACCAAGGATGCAATCTATATCAATATAGTTGTTGTGCATGTCCTATTTTGAAAGGACCTGTTTCTATATGGAGTCAACAGGAGTGGAAACACAAAGCTAAATTTATTCAAGACTATAAAGTGATTCCAATTGCAAACAGTCGGTGGGTTGCAAAAAAGATTAGTGAGTCATCTGTGTTCTCTCATCTCCATGAGACCGAAATCCCAGTTGTTCCTCCTATTGTGGACTCGATTTTCCTGAAAGCTACTTCGCTCCCTTCATTGCGAGATGAATTAAAGATTCCGAGCCATCGTGTAGTGCTTGGGCTGGGTGCTCGCTCGTTGACTGATCCCTATAAGGGCATTCCAGAATTCATTCAACAACTATCCACAGATGAAGAGCTATCGCATAATTGCACCATCATTCTTTGTGGTGATGGGCATGTTCAAGTTCCTGAAAATTTGGATTGCCATTTTCTGGGCGCGCTGACTAGCTCTAAGGCGTTAGCTCAGTTCTATTCTGCCTGTGATGTATTTATTTCCCCATCGCGAATGGAAACATTTGGTATGACTTTACTGGAATCCCAGGCTGCTGAAACTCCTGTAGCAGCCTTTCGTGTAGGAGGGACGCCCGAAGCTGTGGCACCACAACAATTTCAGTATTTAGCTGAGTTAGGACAAGATTCTAACTTAGTAAATAAGGTAAAGAAATTACTAAGTGATAAGAGAAAAAATACTCAAATAGGAGTAAAGTCTTCTGAGTGGATTCGAGATCACTTTTCTGACATCATGGTTGCAAAACGACAAGCCTACTTGTATGAAAAAAGAACCATGAATAGGAATTCTACTTAA
- a CDS encoding sulfotransferase family protein, with translation MLDKFRDIISYSTARPIFIIGTGRSGTHWLGYSLENHPDIRATIEAKPMFNLSTRIALDPNLEEKLIGRLIRSYKWQILASYPRRYLDKTHPNIWIAEKLKRAFPNAVFIGIERSPYATVSSMMNHKGVSAWHQRWKNFPLPNRFLGITPELANIYDEIPMAAKCALRWSAHHEQMQKLKEILGENILVIHYENFVVNPQEVILKLERFLNLSRPIPMPNINVKSLDKWKKQLSTMEIEQVEAVVGLSP, from the coding sequence ATGCTAGATAAATTTAGAGACATTATTAGCTATTCTACTGCTCGACCGATTTTCATTATTGGGACTGGACGATCAGGTACTCATTGGCTTGGCTATTCTCTTGAAAATCATCCTGATATACGAGCGACTATTGAAGCAAAGCCAATGTTTAATTTATCTACAAGAATAGCTTTAGATCCAAATCTAGAGGAAAAGTTGATTGGACGACTGATCCGATCCTATAAATGGCAGATTCTTGCATCTTATCCTCGACGTTACTTAGATAAAACACATCCTAATATCTGGATAGCTGAGAAGTTAAAGCGAGCATTTCCAAATGCGGTTTTTATCGGCATTGAACGCAGTCCATACGCAACTGTTTCCAGCATGATGAATCATAAAGGGGTTTCCGCATGGCATCAACGCTGGAAAAATTTTCCGCTCCCAAATCGCTTTCTTGGAATTACGCCGGAACTAGCAAATATTTATGATGAAATCCCAATGGCAGCAAAATGTGCGCTACGGTGGAGCGCTCATCATGAACAGATGCAAAAACTTAAAGAGATCTTAGGAGAGAATATTTTGGTAATTCATTATGAAAATTTTGTTGTAAATCCTCAAGAAGTAATACTTAAACTGGAAAGGTTTTTGAACTTAAGTCGCCCAATTCCAATGCCAAATATCAATGTAAAATCATTGGATAAGTGGAAAAAACAATTGTCAACTATGGAAATTGAACAAGTTGAAGCAGTTGTTGGATTATCACCTTAA